A single genomic interval of Apis cerana isolate GH-2021 linkage group LG2, AcerK_1.0, whole genome shotgun sequence harbors:
- the LOC107995387 gene encoding signal recognition particle 9 kDa protein has product MTYLNSWEEFEKGAERLYLQDPMKARYTMKYCHNKGILCLKLTDNRTCLQYKTEIAQDLKKMEKFIGNLMRHMASKES; this is encoded by the exons ATGACGTATTTAAATTCATGGGAAGAGTTCGAAAAAGGTGCTGAGAGGTTATATCTTCAAGATCCAATGaag GCTCGGTATACAATGAAATATTGCCATAATAAAGGTATTTTATGTCTAAAACTTACAGATAATCGAACG tgTCTACAATATAAAACGGAAATAGCACAGGACttaaaaaagatggaaaaatttataggaAATTTGATGAGGCATATGGCATCTAAGGAGAGCTAA